ACTCCAGCGTCCATCAAAGCTATACTACCTGAGAAGCAAAACCATTTTAGATATGAAGTTTAAGTATGAAGTTACAAAATTAACATATGGCCGGTCCTAGTCACAGCCCGATGAAAATTGGCTTTAGCCTCCAAATTTTATAGAATTACTGTATTATACAGACATGCTTCTaaattgccaaaaaaaatttttaataagattcattttaaaatgtttatggcACTCGAAATTTCAAGAACAGATAAGGAActtaaaaccttataaaaataGGCTAACTGTAAAAAAACTATTACGCGTATGACGTATTCAAATTGATGGGTACCTCCACAAACACTTGTTGTCGATGAAGAGCCATCTGAGGCTAACACCTCTGAGTTAAGGTGAATAGCATATGGAAAATCTCTTTGAGAGGGAATGACAGCAAGCAAGGCTTTCTCAGTAAACATTCCTACCAcacataaaagaaaacaaaagaatacTGAAAACTATTTGGAGCATATTGAAAGATAAAGCTGTGAAACTATGGAACATACCGTCGCCAATTTCGAGCCATCGACGTGAAAAAATGTCTACGATATGATTTGTACAAAATGGTGGAAAATCATAATCAACACGAAAACTTTTTCTTGGGAGCACGTCAACGCTTTGTGTTTCTCCAGGTTTACCAATTGATGCAGTGCATAATACCTTTAAAGACAACCAGGTTTGAGTAAGAGTAGACAAAATAATTACACTTGACGTTTCGTTCAACACAAAATAACCTGTGTCTCTCCGCATGACATAAGTGATGACCCATGCAACGTATGTAAATAACCAGCTTCACAGTGTAGTGGTCTTATTTGGTGAATACTTCTCCCGTCAAATCTGTTGACGTCCGATATAGTTTCTGTACAATGTGCCTGTGACAAACATAAATAtggtaaacatatatattagcTATATTAAAGCAAATCCTTATCTACATGACTAACCTGCCCTAGAGCAACCTCACGTCCACTGTGATTTGATGATTGAGTtcctacaaaaataaaatatgaatgaaACCGTGGAAGAAGTATTAGCTAGCCACACACATTTTGTGTGTGGAAACAGATTAAAATCACTAAAAGTAGTGAAAATAACTTGTATCCTGAAAATTCTTGGAATTCGATGTGTCTTTCTTGTCCATCTGATAACGTTCTCTCAGCTTTACTTGAGAGTCAATGCATTTAACAGCCTACACAAAAGTAGAACGCCAAGTCgccaatatatattaaattgttttttttagcaaaaaaatgtACGGAGGATTTACAGAATTTGTGTAACCTAGCTACCTCTAGCTGAGCTAGCTTTAGATTAGCTGTTAGATCGCTCTCTGAGATCTCACTAGCTACCAGGTCAGCCATGATAGGGTTTTGACGTGTGCATACGTATAACAAATTGATATCACTTCTACGTTGCTGCATAAATTTGAAATCATCAATGATACTGAAAAATAAATAGGAGGATACTGAAACTGTGTCTCACGTTTACCTCGTCAATGGTaggatttattatgatattttcaTTAATCCTTCCAATACGGATGACTCCTATAGGTCCAGCCTGAGTGATATTCAGTTTCATAAGAGCAGCTGAAGTTGCAATAATCGCCATTAACTCAGCATCAGCTTCATGTTTCCAGTTTGTTTTCAAAACACATACATTTACCTACAAACGCAATAATTATGATCCTGAAAATGAACAATTTGTATGTTAAAGTAACAATTACTATACCATAACGTTAGCGGGGAATCCAGCAGTAAATAATGGTCTTATCGACCTGTCAATAATATGAGAACACATGATCTCTCGATCAGTTGGGTCATGAGATCTCCATCTTTCACCATATCTAGTCTCATCGTAATAAACCTTGAAACAAAAAGTATCCATAACGAAATATCGTAGATGATTAGTATAATCCATATCCAAGTTAAAACGTATTTTTAAGAAACAACGCACCTGTAAGAAGTTATCATCATTGTATTTGTCGTGGGACATGATAATCTTGGATCGTACTGTAGTGCCATCCATGTGACACAACACAGAACCGTGATTTTTTTCATCGTCTATCATCTCAAGGCTAATTATGCTAGATCCAAGCTGGAATGCTTCAATGACAGGCGGGTTAAGGGCGTTGGATCTAGTCCGCGTACGCCgagtaaaagaagaaaaagctcTTATCTTAGATGCAATCGTCAACGGACCTGGAGCATGAGGCTCCAGACAAGTTACTTTAGATTCCAGGACTATCAGTTGACGAGACACACCAATAGACTTGACGCAAGATCGAAGAAAAGAAAAGGCCATTGTTTATCCTAGAATTGCAGGTTAAGATTAGGGTTTCTatgcttttttttaataaaagggtttatatatatataggggataaatatattttatgtctaTCCTCTAACGTTTCT
The window above is part of the Brassica napus cultivar Da-Ae chromosome C3, Da-Ae, whole genome shotgun sequence genome. Proteins encoded here:
- the LOC106384806 gene encoding polyribonucleotide nucleotidyltransferase 2, mitochondrial — protein: MAFSFLRSCVKSIGVSRQLIVLESKVTCLEPHAPGPLTIASKIRAFSSFTRRTRTRSNALNPPVIEAFQLGSSIISLEMIDDEKNHGSVLCHMDGTTVRSKIIMSHDKYNDDNFLQVYYDETRYGERWRSHDPTDREIMCSHIIDRSIRPLFTAGFPANVMVNVCVLKTNWKHEADAELMAIIATSAALMKLNITQAGPIGVIRIGRINENIIINPTIDEQRRSDINLLYVCTRQNPIMADLVASEISESDLTANLKLAQLEAVKCIDSQVKLRERYQMDKKDTSNSKNFQDTRTQSSNHSGREVALGQAHCTETISDVNRFDGRSIHQIRPLHCEAGYLHTLHGSSLMSCGETQVLCTASIGKPGETQSVDVLPRKSFRVDYDFPPFCTNHIVDIFSRRWLEIGDGMFTEKALLAVIPSQRDFPYAIHLNSEVLASDGSSSTTSVCGGSIALMDAGVPIKSHVAGVSIGLVTDMETSNGQLENYRIITDTSGLENDLGEMDFKIAGTRNGITAIQLDAKSTLLSLDVIGEALKYGRQAHLQILDHMEQAINSPKETSYYKERRIEDV